The stretch of DNA TATGAAAAATATTTTCCTTTATTCCCTGTTGGACAACCTTAAAGAACTCGGGGACAATGATGTCCGTATTCTTTTGGTAAATCTTATATCTAAAATAAACATTCCTGTCATCACATAAAACTTTTAATAGTGTCTTTATTAATTTGATATTTTCTAATTTTATCATAGCTGCTTCAGAAAAGAATTTATTTAACTTAGTTATTGCATCCAGATCATCCCTGTTAACTATTTCTTTAATCTTAGTTAAAATCTGTACACTTAACTCCCCGGTTAATTCATCCAATAAATCTTCTTTTGACTTAAAATAATAATAAAAACTCCCTTTTGACAGACAAACTTCTTTAATAATTTCATCAACTGATGTTTGCTCATATCCTTTAGTAAAGAATAGTTTTCTGGCAGCATCTAAATATTCTTTTCTCCGCTCATGAGGGCTTTTAACTGTTCTCATTTTATAATTCCTTACTTATTATAGACTGACCGTCAGTCTATTTATTTTCTATATAACATACCTGTAAATCTTTGTCAAATATTTTTGCAAAATTAAAAAATATTTTATATATCT from Atribacterota bacterium encodes:
- a CDS encoding TetR/AcrR family transcriptional regulator; translation: MRTVKSPHERRKEYLDAARKLFFTKGYEQTSVDEIIKEVCLSKGSFYYYFKSKEDLLDELTGELSVQILTKIKEIVNRDDLDAITKLNKFFSEAAMIKLENIKLIKTLLKVLCDDRNVYFRYKIYQKNTDIIVPEFFKVVQQGIKENIFH